A section of the Babylonia areolata isolate BAREFJ2019XMU chromosome 1, ASM4173473v1, whole genome shotgun sequence genome encodes:
- the LOC143286939 gene encoding uncharacterized protein LOC143286939 translates to MTAVLAKGSPTRVTDIRPAQTTFETSNRYVQSFLEYDLFSAIETGCINGVRRVLLSYPDLDLNFHIKNTTPLSLALYKKHFDIFHLFMRHNERGQRLDLNMISKDHLGRVEPPIITACRLHFLEGIMTLIDQGVDIDCPDSQGHTALRVAALLQMPDLVDYLISKGASVNRPDRFRCTPLLAALMYRVSSMIIKMLIVHGSVLYSLHTSAERCPLFWAAKHGNCEIVKLVLLAGVPVAQVRTVKAALMNSFSVDATIMELLEAETFFPPTLQHMCKCVLRHTVSSLTSGKHFVRRIEALPLPVSLIQFLLLNR, encoded by the coding sequence ATGACAGCAGTGTTGGCAAAGGGCAGTCCTACAAGGGTGACTGACATCCGTCCTGCACAAACAACCTTTGAGACATCCAATCGCTATGTCCAGTCCTTTCTGGAATATGACTTATTTTCTGCCATTGAGACAGGCTGCATCAATGGTGTGCGTAGAGTCCTGCTTTCCTACCCAGACCTGGACCTCAACTTCCACATAAAGAACACCACACCCTTATCTCTGGCTCTATACAAGAAACACTTTGACATCTTTCATTTGTTCATGAGGCACAATGAGCGAGGACAACGCTTGGACTTGAACATGATCAGCAAAGATCATCTTGGACGAGTAGAGCCTCCAATCATCACTGCCTGTCGTCTGCATTTCCTGGAAGGGATCATGACATTGATTGACCAAGGTGTGGACATTGACTGTCCTGACAGCCAAGGACACACCGCACTGCGAGTCGCCGCCTTGCTGCAGATGCCTGATTTGGTGGACTATTTGATTTCCAAGGGTGCTAGTGTCAACAGGCCTGACCGCTTCAGATGCACACCACTGCTTGCAGCTCTGATGTACCGTGTCAGTTCCATGATTATCAAAATGCTTATAGTCCATGGCAGTGTTCTGTACAGCCTTCACACTTCAGCAGAGCGTTGTCCTCTATTTTGGGCAGCCAAGCATGGGAACTGTGAAATAGTCAAGCTGGTGTTGCTGGCCGGAGTTCCAGTGGCCCAGGTGCGCACAGTGAAAGCCGCACTGATGAACAGTTTCAGTGTGGACGCTACCATCATGGAGTTGCTGGAGGCAGAGACTTtcttcccccctaccctccaacacatgtgcaagtgtgtgctgaGGCACACAGTCTCGTCCTTGACCTCAGGGAAACATTTTGTCAGACGTATAGAGGCCCTTCCGCTGCCAGTATCCTTGATCCAGTTCCTGCTCCTCAACAGATGA